The following are from one region of the Salvia hispanica cultivar TCC Black 2014 chromosome 1, UniMelb_Shisp_WGS_1.0, whole genome shotgun sequence genome:
- the LOC125202528 gene encoding uncharacterized protein LOC125202528, with the protein MEGMREIARSYYDRASDAEKKSIKQSFNKLDVDGDGKISLREFKKATSSWLCAEAVFKKLDENGDGSLDFDEFLCLHYMEKKVDIARCGGCWELLVGPYFSCLLCLGRGADTYDLCCACYRRGAELPHEHSVQNMMDHHSLIMVFRNRTAAAEKAQNKKEMEELREIAKAHYRAGSPQVQTLAYDFYRSMDSDGDGRVDLSEFLAFMRHEGYPYMQNASFFDELDVDGNGTLDFSEVMTLYYIIKSGRPFCDGCSKFIPGVFFSCVECFKNPKSSFDLCRDCYRAGKCDHNHGGRAQFLDNHTLLQAMRDPALARASGVAFHEAWNRPTNAIVPLQHDGIYMNNSYPTPYNSYIHPQNAIVPASSNINWNKWKLALNAFEVALSIGNVAGTLCTIL; encoded by the exons ATGGAAGGAATGAGAGAGATAGCGAGATCCTACTACGACAGAGCAAGCGATGCCGAGAAAAAATCGATCAAACAATCCTTTAATAAATTGGATGTCGACGGCGACGGGAAGATAAGTCTGAGGGAGTTCAAGAAAGCGACGAGCTCGTGGCTGTGCGCGGAGGCCGTGTTCAAGAAGCTAGACGAGAACGGGGACGGGAGCCTCGATTTCGACGAGTTTCTGTGCCTTCACTACATGGAGAAGAAGGTGGACATCGCCAGATGCGGCGGCTGCTGGGAGCTTCTGGTGGGGCCCTACTTCTCCTGCTTGCTTTGCTTGGGAAGAGGCGCCGATACGTACGACCTCTGCTGCGCTTGCTACCGCCGCGGCGCCGAGTTGCCGCATGAGCACTCGGTGCAGAACATGATGGATCATCACTCTCTCATCATGGTCTTCCGGAATCGCACCGCTGCTGCTGAAAAAGCTCAGAACAAG AAAGAAATGGAGGAACTGCGCGAAATCGCAAAAGCCCATTACCGAGCGGGCTCTCCTCAAGTCCAAACACTAGCCTACGACTTCTACCGGTCCATGGACTCGGACGGGGACGGCCGAGTCGACCTGTCCGAGTTCCTGGCCTTCATGAGGCACGAAGGCTACCCCTACATGCAAAACGCTAGTTTCTTCGACGAGCTCGACGTCGACGGCAACGGCACCCTCGACTTCTCCGAGGTCATGACGTTGTACTACATCATCAAGAGCGGCCGCCCCTTCTGCGACGGCTGCTCCAAATTCATCCCCGGAGTATTCTTCTCCTGCGTCGAGTGCTTTAAGAATCCCAAAAGCTCGTTCGATCTGTGTCGGGATTGCTACCGGGCGGGGAAGTGCGACCATAATCACGGCGGCCGGGCTCAGTTTTTGGACAATCATACGTTGTTGCAGGCTATGAGAGATCCGGCGCTTGCACGGGCGTCAGGAGTAGCATTTCATGAG GCATGGAATAGACCAACAAATGCCATAGTTCCATTGCAACATGATGGAATCTACATGAATAATTCGTACCCGACTCCGTACAATTCATACATACATCCCCAAAATGCAATTGTTCCAGCatcatcaaatataaattgg AACAAATGGAAGCTTGCGCTTAATGCTTTTGAAGTAGCACTCAGCATTGGGAACGTTGCCGGCACTCTCTGCACTATTTTGTGA
- the LOC125202783 gene encoding uncharacterized protein LOC125202783, which produces MEGMREIAKSYYDRASDAEKKSIKQSFAKLDVDGDGRISLREFKKTVGTWLCAEAVFKKLDENGDGSLDFEEFLCLHYMEKKVDIARCGGCWELLVGPYFSCLLCLGRGADTYDLCCACYRRGAELPHEHSVQNMMDHHSLIMVFRNRTAAAEKTQNKKEMEELREIAKAHYRAGSPQVQTLAYDFYRSMDSDGDGRVDLSEFLAFMRHEGYAYMQNSSFFDELDVDGNGTLDFSEVMTLYYIIKSGRPFCDGCSKFIPGVFFSCVECFKNPKPSFDLCPDCYRAGKCRHNHGGRAQFLDNHTLLQAMRDPVLAQASGVTFHEAWNRPTNAIVPLQHNGIYMNNAYPTPYNSYIHPQNAIVPASSNINWSKWKLALDAFEVALSIGNVAGTLCTIL; this is translated from the exons atggaagGAATGAGAGAAATTGCGAAATCCTACTACGACAGAGCAAGCGATGCCGAGAAAAAATCGATCAAACAATCCTTCGCAAAACTCGACGTCGACGGCGACGGGAGGATAAGCCTGAGGGAGTTCAAGAAGACGGTGGGCACGTGGCTGTGCGCGGAGGCCGTGTTCAAGAAGCTCGACGAGAACGGGGACGGGAGCCTCGATTTCGAGGAGTTTCTGTGCCTTCACTACATGGAGAAGAAGGTGGACATCGCCAGATGCGGCGGCTGCTGGGAGCTGCTGGTGGGGCCCTACTTCTCCTGCTTGCTTTGCTTGGGAAGAGGCGCCGATACGTACGACCTCTGCTGCGCTTGCTACCGCCGAGGCGCCGAGTTGCCGCATGAGCACTCGGTGCAGAACATGATGGATCATCACTCTCTCATTATGGTCTTCCGGAATCGCACCGCTGCTGCTGAAAAAACTCAGAACAAG AAAGAAATGGAGGAACTGCGCGAAATCGCAAAAGCCCATTACCGAGCGGGCTCTCCTCAAGTCCAAACACTAGCCTACGACTTCTACCGGTCCATGGACTCGGACGGAGACGGCCGAGTCGATCTGTCCGAGTTCCTAGCCTTCATGAGGCACGAAGGCTATGCCTACATGCAAAACTCTAGTTTCTTCGACGAGCTCGACGTCGACGGCAACGGCACCCTCGACTTCTCCGAGGTCATGACGTTGTACTACATCATCAAGAGCGGCCGCCCTTTCTGCGACGGCTGCTCCAAATTCATCCCCGGAGTATTCTTCTCCTGTGTCGAGTGCTTTAAGAATCCTAAACCCTCGTTCGATCTGTGCCCGGATTGCTACCGGGCGGGGAAGTGCAGACATAATCACGGCGGCCGGGCTCAGTTTTTGGACAATCATACGTTGTTGCAGGCTATGAGAGATCCGGTGCTTGCACAGGCGTCGGGAGTAACATTTCATGAG GCATGGAATAGACCAACAAATGCCATAGTTCCATTGCAACATAATGGAATCTACATGAATAATGCGTACCCGACTCCATACAATTCATACATACATCCCCAAAATGCAATTGTTCCAGCatcatcaaatataaattgg AGCAAATGGAAGCTTGCACTTGATGCTTTTGAAGTAGCACTCAGCATTGGGAACGTTGCCGGCACTCTCTGCACTATTTTGTGA